The Brassica oleracea var. oleracea cultivar TO1000 chromosome C7, BOL, whole genome shotgun sequence sequence TTCTGGCAGGCGCTTGCTAGCACACTCGACGAGGCAGAGATTTCTGACCTCAGAGATCAGTTTGATGCAATTGATGTTGATAAAAACGGTGTCATTAGTCTTGAGGAAATGAGACAGGCAAGTGAACTTTATTACAAAATTGCTTTTGAGAACAAATACTAGTTATATGTCTATGCATGATTCAGAGTCTTTTGTCTACAGGCACTTGCCAAAGACCTTCCTTGGAAACTGAAGGATTCACGAGTTGCTGAGATCCTTCAAGCGGTAGTTACAGTTTTTCTTATTTTTTTCATTGCAATTGCATCTGTGGGGGGGTATATCATTATCTGAAAATCTTTGGTGGACACAGATTGATAGCAACACTGATGGATTAGTGGACTTCACAGAGTTTGTAGCAGCAGCTCTACATGTTCATCAGCTGGAAGAACATGATTCAGAGAAATGGCAGTTAAGATCAAGAGCAGCTTTTGAGAAATTCGACATTGACAAAGATGGGTACATAACGCCCGAGGAGCTTCGAATGGTAAGCTCTTTTTACCTCCTCTTGTGTTGTCTTTTGTGGAGTAGATGATGGAACAAGAAAAAAGGAAAAAAATGAAGAGTGTATTTTTGTTTTGGTGAATTTAATCAGCACACGGGATTAAGAGGCTCAATAGACCCACTTCTGGATGAAGCAGACATAGACAGAGACGGGAAGATAAGCCTGCATGAGTTCCGGAGACTTCTAAGAACAGCGAGCATAAGTTCGCAGAGAGTTGTAAGCCCTGGAGGCCGCCACAGGAATCCTCGGTAGTTTTAAATGGTATTTTTTTAGTAGAAGAAGAAGAGGCAGAGGAGAATGGAGACAGGGCAGTGTAATTTGTTGTTGGGATGTAATATTGTCTTTATATGTAATGTTGGTTGTACCATAAGTGGGGTTTTTGGGTGAGGTTGTAGTAGTGATAAGTGAGTGAAGCAGCAAAACCAGAGAAATGGTCTTTTGGCATTCCTTGAAAAACACAGAAGAATTATTTTGGGTCATTACCAGGTGGAGGAGGTTATGGAAGGCCACGTGCATACACTGAGTAGACCAGATCCAATTTTAATGGGTGGGGTACAAAAAGAAAGAAAGATAGATTCCAGCTGTATTCTCTCATAATATTATTGTGGGTGTGAACACCAAAACGAACACACCATACAGACTTTTTCTATTGTTTTCCATGATCCTCCAGCCAGGATCGGAGTGGCTCTCTCTCTATTTTTGATGATAATATAATATTGCAACAACGAGATTATTGCAATTCTTCATTTCTTTTCCCCTTGGGAAGATTTTCATCAACGTTCAAAAGAGAGCATCATTACCACCAGCATATTACTCTTCCTCACTTCCTTATTCATCTTTTTATACTTCTTGCAACATTATAGTGTGTGTTTCTCATTGCCAAACCTTTTTTCTCAAAGGAAGTTTAATAAAAAGACTGTATTTATTAATTAATCCCTGTGTTACTCATAATTAACACAACTTTTATTTGATGACTCAGCAACACACTTAACATTCTAAATAGGCGATACATTTTATTACATCACATCTTGCATTATACTTTCTTTTATTTTAATAAAAGAGAATGATTAGTTTGTAGATTGCTGCTGCTCCTTGTTGATGGGAAAGCTCTGATTCACCCAAGCCAAGTACCCACCTCCTACGTTTCTCACTTTCTTGTAACCCTATTTTTTTTACATTCAGTATGAATAATTTTTTCTTCTTCATTCTTAAACAACAATAAATAATCCAAGTGTGTGTGTATTATTGACTTTTGACTTACTGCAGCAACAAGCTCACTTGTGGCATTTAAGGATCTGGCTCCACTCTGACAACCCTGCATGTATCATATTGTCAGTTTTCTCATTTTTGTGGGTGTGATGAGGAAGAAAAGAGTTATTACCACAAGGATATCATCAGTTGGGCTGAGAAGAGAAGATACTTGATCCAAAAAATTTGGATTCTTCACTCTCCCTAGTGTATCACACAGATCAAGAGGATCTTATATATACATCTCAATTGGATAATAACTCAGCTTGATTTTGATTACCTTGAGGTGTGTTGAGCATGTAGGGAACGTTGAGGATCTTAGGTGCCACACAATGGCCTCTCCTGAACTCTTCCTCGGTCCTGCATGTGCAAGAAATTAACAACTTGAATTGGTTACTTGCACATAGTCATGATGATGGGACAATAGAGCGTACCTAACATCAAGATATTGATGGTCGGACTGGAGGAGAGTTTTGGCTTGGCTCACATCAACAGTAACAACTTCTGGTATCATCTTTTGAATAACAAAAAAAAAGAGAAGAAAAGAAAAGATGAAAGCTTTAGGAAGAGAGCAGATGATAATAAATAACCCGGAGGGCAGAGCAT is a genomic window containing:
- the LOC106306334 gene encoding thiosulfate sulfurtransferase 18-like; translation: MIPEVVTVDVSQAKTLLQSDHQYLDVRTEEEFRRGHCVAPKILNVPYMLNTPQGRVKNPNFLDQVSSLLSPTDDILVGCQSGARSLNATSELVAAGYKKVRNVGGGYLAWVNQSFPINKEQQQSTN